The genome window GTACCAGTACCAAAGCAGCACTAAAAACACCACAAGCAGAGCCACAAAACCGATCCAAGCACCCCGGCTGTCGGTGTAGCGCAAACACGCGCAATTCACCACCAACATCGTCAGTGCTAAAAATTTAGTTCCCCATCCTTGCCACACAAAAAGTGCAGCAGCGCTCAAGGCAATGGCCGGAAGCAAATAGGAACCCAGCAAGTTGGGATTGCCCAAAAAACTGTAAACTCGCGTGAGATCGGCTTGACTAGAAGTCGGATCGTTCCAAGTAGCTAATGGTGGCACTTTATCAATCCACTGCCGCACGCCGTAGAAACTGACAACTAGAGCGACATTTAAATATACGGCTATTAACCAGGAGCGCCAGCGGGGATCTCGCAAAATCCGCGCCATCAGGGCAAAAAACAGCAAATACAGCGTTAGCTTGCTCCAACCGGTAAAAGCGGCGGCTTTCACCGGCGACATCGCCGTGGCGACGGTAGCAATGCCCCAGTACAAAAGTACCAGTAAGTGAATGGGTGTCAGGGCGATCGCGCGATCGTCAGAAACAGTCAGCAGCACCCAAAATGCAGCGCCAGCCGTCATCAACACCCCCACCAGGGCATTGTTCACAAACGGGCCCATACCAAAAGTCAAGGCCAGCAAAGCAAAACCCAGGGGTTCAGCCCACTGCATCAGCCAGCTACTCTGCCGCCAACTGCGCGCATTGCCGATCGCCCAATTCAATAAATAACTAGCATTTTGCCACTGAGAGAGCGACAAATTTGCCAGAGTTAACTGTTGCCAAACTGAATTCATTTCTATTTGAGATTTGTAGTTAATAACCGGGAATTGGTAATCGGTAATCAGTAATCGGTAATCGGTAATTTATTACTACTTTCGGAGTCAACTGTCAACTACTTTCGGAGTCAACAGTCAACAGTCAACTGCCAACAGTCAACTGCCAACTGCCAACTGTCAACTGTCAACTGCCAACTGCCAACTGCCAACTGCCAACTGCCAACTGCCAACTGTCAACTGTCAACTGTCAACTATCAACTATTTTTACCCTTCCAACAACTCCGTAGCATTGGTGCAGGGTAGCCAGAGCACGTAGCGATATCCAGAGTCCCCAGTGCCCTGAATCGAGAGTTGGCCGCCTTGAATTTCCACCAACTGGCAGCAAAGCAGCAACCCCAAGCGTTCCCTGTCCCCGTAGCCAGCTAACACCGGTGCGGTATCCGCGGCATTCTCGGCCACCAACGCCGCCAACTCAGAAAACTCCAGCGTTAACCGCTGGGATCTCTGTGTCTGTGTCGCCAGTTGCGGTTCGAGTTCGAGGAAGCAGGCTTCGGAATTCGATCGCCCACCGCTAGCCGATCCCACCTTTAGCAAGTAGTCGGAGTAGAGTTTAGCATGGGGCAAACTTTCTCCCAACCAAGGATGAAAAACCCAAACTCCGATGTTGATACCCTCTTCTTTCCGAGAAACGTGGATGCGAATCACGCTGCCTGCCCCAGCCGATTGAATAATGCTAAAAATTAAGTGGTGGAGCATTTGCTGAACTTTATCCTTATCGGCCAACCAGATGCGCGGCCCGGGCCCCATGGACAAGTTAATTTCTTGCTCTCGCTTGCTTGCTGCCGGCAACAGGATTGTCACAACTTGCTGGCACAAACTTTCTATATCGACTGCGGTTCGCTTCAAGGTGAAACTTGAATCATCTAATTCTGCAAGTTCCAAAATTTCTTCAACTAGCGATCGCAAAGAACGGCTGCTGTCTTGGATTACGTCGATATATTCTTTTTGCTTGCTGGTTAAGGGGCCGTAAATTTCTTGGTTCAAAACGCTTGCCATGCCGATCACCGAAGTGA of Microcoleus sp. bin38.metabat.b11b12b14.051 contains these proteins:
- a CDS encoding histidine kinase dimerization/phospho-acceptor domain-containing protein; protein product: MNNKPIDLSSNSIKIKLLNHLAQELLTPLTSVIGMASVLNQEIYGPLTSKQKEYIDVIQDSSRSLRSLVEEILELAELDDSSFTLKRTAVDIESLCQQVVTILLPAASKREQEINLSMGPGPRIWLADKDKVQQMLHHLIFSIIQSAGAGSVIRIHVSRKEEGINIGVWVFHPWLGESLPHAKLYSDYLLKVGSASGGRSNSEACFLELEPQLATQTQRSQRLTLEFSELAALVAENAADTAPVLAGYGDRERLGLLLCCQLVEIQGGQLSIQGTGDSGYRYVLWLPCTNATELLEG
- a CDS encoding IctB family putative bicarbonate transporter → MNSVWQQLTLANLSLSQWQNASYLLNWAIGNARSWRQSSWLMQWAEPLGFALLALTFGMGPFVNNALVGVLMTAGAAFWVLLTVSDDRAIALTPIHLLVLLYWGIATVATAMSPVKAAAFTGWSKLTLYLLFFALMARILRDPRWRSWLIAVYLNVALVVSFYGVRQWIDKVPPLATWNDPTSSQADLTRVYSFLGNPNLLGSYLLPAIALSAAALFVWQGWGTKFLALTMLVVNCACLRYTDSRGAWIGFVALLVVFLVLLWYWYSPLMPKFWRTLALPLGLGGLAGALILGVLLVPALRDRVSSMFVGRGDSSNNFRITVWTAVIDMIRDRPIIGIGPGNTAFNKVYPLYMKPKFTALSAYSVLLEIAVETGFIGLMCFLWLLTVTVNQGLVQIKSLRDSQFNTSNLEEKSPNLKSQIRNLKSNQAFWLIGAIATLAGMMAHGFFDTVWYRPEVNMLWWLMVAIIASFYNNSQQQQDSPLTEGE